CTGTCTCTACGAAAGTTTTATGCTCTATATCGTCCATCTTTTCTTTCTCCTTTtagtcctatttaacatagacAAAAAgcaatttcattaggaaaacAAACTCTCTTTAAAACAAGGATagtatcttaaagatattgtgatatcatatctcaaagATATTATGATATCACATCTTAAGGATATTATGAGTCATATCAAATGTAGTCTCATATCAAATATTAGATTTACATGAGATCATATtgtcaatttcgagattattctcatgtctagaaaggcaaaatattaaagataaaaaaaggaaaaatatatcaaggaatagaattctttcaatctccccttttttgtctttctggacaaaacaacCCAAAAATGGTTATACAGCTCAGCTCCCTCTGAGTTAGcaaatcagtgactcagccaacTTTAGTTGACTCCCCCTGAATTCTACTGTTAAGCCTTCCCCTGCTGAAAAATACAGTTCACACAGGTGTTGTATGTTAGATGTTACAACATTCAGATCATAACACCgaaatagttaattaatcagGAGGGACAAAGATCAGAGAGAATAAAAGGACAACTAAAGTAAGAAGTACTAGAACCATCCAGAGAGACCAAAACcatcaagagagaaaaaaactcaaaatctcATTATCCTTCATTACTGCCATCATCACCATCAGCCATTTTTGCTCCACTAGTTCCAGCTATATCTGTATctactccccctttttgtccagaatggacaCTTTCACCCAGCAGAAGCTCATagtcagccacttgattttcataatGTTCAATGGTTTTCTTGGCATTTTCAATATGTTGTCGACCATAGGCAATCTGAGCTTGAATGTAGGAGATAGACAGTGTGACATAACCAGTAGGAGGAACATCTGTAGGTGGCTGTTCAGCTGTCTCAGGCACATGTTCAGATGTTGTATCATCAGTGTTGCCAACATCCGAAGCAACATTTGAATGCAGCCAAGGAAGATCGATCTTTCTGTTGCCTTTGAAATAAGCAGGATAAATCTTCAGAGGATCTCTGACAGGGCAATGATCTTCATCAATATCCCTAATGAAAccttgagattccaagattccATAAATCAGTGAAGGGTAGGGCAGCTTTGTTTTCTTGAAGTCTCCTTCAGCATATTGCAATGCTGTCCTGAACACCAGATTTCCAAAGATAAAGGCCCTTCCAGTACCAATAGCAAACAACACCAGGGCCTGAGATCTAGTCACAGTAGTAGAATTGGATGACGGTGTCCAATTCCAGATTGATGTCTTGTGCAGCACGGAGAAAAAAGAAGTGAGATTAGCAGCACTCAACTTCTTGGGATAATCAGGGAATACTTTGATCAGGCCTCCAGTGAGCACAGAGGTTACAGCATTTATGTCCAGATCCTCTTCAACTTCCTCAATATCCGGAGTGTTGTAGAATGCATTGATCACAGAAGGTGAGAACTTGTAGATACGATCACGAACAAACACTCTCCCATACTTCACTGATTCCTCATCTCCAACACTGCCCAGGAGATTGCAGTAGAATTCTAACACTACACGGCGACAGTAGGGCATAACAGTAGTGACTGTGGATAGCAACCTTCGGTTCTTGAGAAACTCAATCAAATTGTATTTCCCATATGCAttaacatcaatatttttctcctCAATCAGCTCTCTTTGAACAAACAACGGTCATAATGCCAAGGCATCCTCAGAATAAAATTTGGGGGAACAGACTTACTTAAATCATAGTCAGCCGAGTCAATGTGGTGCTCGGTGTTGTCAACATCCACCTCAACACcggcagcagtagcagcaacaTCATCAGAAGACTCACTAGCTTCAGAGCCAATATCCTCAGATTCAGCATCACCATGTTCCTCAGATTCAAAGTCAGATACAGACGATGAAGAGGAAGAAGCTCCAGGTCGGTTTTGCTCAAACTCCTTCATCATTTCTGAATCAGGTTCATCATCCTTAGGAATTTGTTTCTTGGCAGCCTTTTCTTCCTTAAGGTGAGCAAGAAACTCGGCCAGAGATTGTTCATCTTCTACAGGCTCATCAGGAACTCTTTCTTCTGCAACATTTTGAGTATCTGTGATGGGGTTTTGTTTTTGAATACCAGAAGTAGAACCAGGTTCCTTTGCAGCAACAGTTGGTTTGGGGCGAGCCATcaactcaaaatcatcatcattgGAGTCGTCTCCGGATGAGAAATCAGGGTCCAGAAGATTTGAGGAGGTAGATGCCCGTGGTTTCTTGGTTGGAACAAAGTCAGGTGATTTTCCACACATGCTCGCAGCCATTTCACTCCTAATTTCGTGAGGATCGAAGCCAGCCATCTGCGAAATCAAGAACAAAAGAAGTAGATCGGTTCGAAGGACACAGAAAATCGCGAAGAACAGAGATATTTTAAGCAAAAACAATGAATAGTGAGGGCAGGAGAAATTTTAGAATGTGAGGGAAAATACTAAATAGTAAAGTTATTCTTCGTCCATTCCTAATTATTTAAGCACATctctccaacggtaacattctgTTGAGCCGCAACTTCAGCACCTTTTCAACTCAATTTTTACTCTCACCCAACAGTAACTTTCTGAAACAGTGTCATCATTATTTCAAGAAATCAGGCAGGATAAAATACCACGTCGAATTAACCCGACAAACAGTTAgaaatcaagaaatttcaaaattaagtcggttagggttttcttcgtatttcatgaattaaaaactGATAGCCCACTGATCATGATGAATTCACATAACAGCAGTATGAATGACTTAAATTTATGCCTAAAATATGATCAAAAATGAAATGCACACGCATGTGATCAAACTGTGATCAGTCTGTACTtagtgttggcaacacctcttGGCAACACTCACAAGTTGGACTCAAACTTTCTTGAACATTTTTAATTCAGACATGGTAGCTCCCactctagaagaacggtcttcataggactcctctaggtagctttttccatctgtattttgaattagaagtggtagctcccacactagaagaacggtcttcattggactcctctaggtagctttttccattttcttctaaacaaatttttttttttcaccttATTGCTCAAGAATTTTCTAAGTCATTTTCTACATTGGACAAGATCATGTGGTACACGAACATCCTCACAGCTTAATGACTTAGATTGAGCACACTCCATactttagaaaattttgatagaaaGTTTGATTCACAACTGAGAGCACACCATTCAGTATCCTTCACTTGTATAGGCTTCACACAAAACAGGATGTATGCAATATGTCTAGCAtcctaaaaataaaatgcacatgcatgctGAGTGTTGTCcacaggtgttgtaacaccgagGACAACATCCGTGAGTGATCATTTTGCACACAAGCTGAGACACTTTCTAAGAttgaaaaatctctcaaaatccaatggttttgtaaaaatatcagcCAGTTGGTTCTCAGTTCTAACAAATTCCATTCGAATTGTACCCTTatcaaccaaatctcgaataaaataatgtctaatgtctatgtgtttcgttcgagagtgttgtactggattttttgaaatatcaattgcacttgaattgtCACAGTATACAATTAAGGTGTCACTGTTGAAACCATAgtctttaatcatttgattcatccacaaaagttgtGAACAACAGCTAGCAGCTgcaacatattcagattcagcagtaGACAGAGATACACAATTTTGCTTTTTACTATACCATGACACCAAATTGTTACCTAGATAAAAACATCCTCCAGTGGTACTCTTCCTATCATCTAGATTTCCAGCTCAGTCAGTATCACTAAACCCCACTAgatttgtgtttgtttcttTGGTGTACCACAAACCTAAGTTAACTGTCCCGgctatatatctcaaaattcttttgacAGCTTTTAAATGAGTGACTTTAGGATCAGCCTGGTACCTGGCGCACAAACATACACTAAACATAATGTCGGGACGACTTGCACTTAAGTAAAGAAGACTGCCTATGATGCTGCGATActgggtgttgtcaacacctgcAGCAACATCGTCTTTGGACAATTTTTCAGTCGACCCCATTGGTGTTTTCATGTGTTTAGTGTTCTCGGTAGAAAGTTTCTTCACCAAATTCTTGGCATACTTGGATTGACACAGAAAGAtaccatcatgcatttgtttaatttgcaatccaagaaagaaacttaattctcctaccatgctcatttcaaatgtggtagacatgcatttaacaaattcatcaacatgcttttgagaagaagcaccaaaaatgatgtcatccacataaatttgacacacaagaatatcatgcttcgatttttgaataaaaaggaTTTTATCAACCTCACCTCATTTGAAGCCTAAGTCAAGCATATATTCAGTAAGCCTACCATACCATGCtcgtggagcttgtttaagtccaTAAAGTGCCTTCTTCAACTTGTAGACATGGTTCGGGTGGTTTGGATCTTCGAATCCTTTAGGTTGGCTTACATAAGCTTCTTCATTCAAAATGTCATTCAAAAAGGCACTTTTCACATACATTTGATATAGTTTTATGTCCATGTGACAAGCGATAACAAGTAGAAGTCGGACTGACTCAATCCGGGCAACAGGGGCAAAtgtctcatcaaaatcaattcctTCAATTTGAGTATACCCTTGAGCAACTAACCTAGCTTTATTTCTCACAACAATCccagattcatcagttttgtttttaaaaattcatttgGTTTCAATAACATTCACATTATCAGGTCTGGGAACCAAATCCCACACATCATTCCtaacaaattgttcaagttcctcatgcatcgcatcaacccaaaattcatcttttaaggcttcatttatatttttgggttcaatgagtgaaacaaaacaagaatgGCTTACTTGAGAGTATACGGAAATCATGCATACTAGACCCATCATTTTCCGATAATCTACCTTCTCCTTTCTTCTAGTTTGCATTCCTCCAAATGCTTCTCCAATGATctgagatgatggatgatttttctgaatcttacTGGGAATATCAATCCCTTCATTGGTtacaacatcatcattttcagtaTACTCTCCCTGGTTCATCATTTGATTCTGCCAGTGCAGGTGTTGTCTCAGGTGTTACAACACCGGGTGCAACATCTGTGTTAGGCAGTGTCTCACTTATGTTCAGTAGCCCATCAATATCATCCTCGATTGTTTTTCCCGTTAGATCAAGGTTCTTTAATGTCTTGAAGTTTGCATGACCCAATTTTTGATGTCACAAGTTTAGTTCACTcacttttgaatgattgcacacaGGGTCCTCTCCAAGTTGATAACAATTGTCAGCCGACCTTGTACATGTCAAAATACATGTATTAGTattatcaaaaacttcacaattgtctttatcaaacttaacatgtaaaccatcatcacaaagttgacttatgcttattaagtttgagttaagTCCTTCGACATAAAGCACATTGTGTAGACTAGGCAGTCCATCAACATTCAAGGTCCCTTTGCCAGCTATTCTTCCTTTAGCACCTCCACCATACGTCACATGACCATTCCTTAGTTCAACATAGTCAGTCAAATAGTCTTTAGAACCTGTCATGTGGCGTGAACAgccactgtcaaagtaccatattcctgcaatgttagtttttaacgAAGTATAAATAACAGAACATTGAATATTAGCCTTTGGCACCCAAACCCTTTTTACCGATGGTTTCCTATTGGCAGTGTTACGCCGGGTGTTGTGGCAACACCTGTTCAGATTCCCATCTTTTGTAGTCATCTCTCAGTTTAAAACAGTAGGGTTTGATATGACCAAGTCTAAAGCAATAGTGGCAGATAAAGTGGCGTTTTCTGGACTTGGACTTCTTTGTAGATATTTGCCTCTTTGATGAAACACCTTTTTCAGTGTATGTAGCATTCGAGATTTCAGCACTTCCTTTGACAAAGACAGTTGGTTTTCTTTCAGTATTGGAAGGTTCTCCAGTTTCAAACAGGTTATTCGTATAAACAAAGTCCAGCTTTGTCATTCTTTCCAATCATCAAGAGTGAATCAAGTTTGGATGAACTTGAATTAAGCTTCGCAAGAATTTGAGTTGCTTCTCCAAGCTCTTCCTTGACTTTGCATAATTCCAGATCTTTCTTGCTTAAGATTACTTCAAGTCGTGATACTTGTGACTTCAACTCAGTGTTCTCTTTGGAGAGAATTGCATTGactttatttcttttgatccaGTCTTCATACAATTCTTCATACATTGTCTGCACACTTTCCAGAGTGACTTCATCATCATCTACTTCTTGGTTTTCAGACTACACACTGAATTTGAAGAGATGTTGCGACCAGCTATTGCAACACCTGTGGCAACACACCCAAAGATTGATTTGCATCGAACGCTTCTCCTTGATCACAGCAGACAACGATGTGTGATTTTCATATTCATTTGATCATTGATCATCACCAGACTCTTCATCACTCAAAGTGACAGCCATGCCTTTGTTTCTCCGAAGTCGATTGGCACACTCATTGGCATAGTGTCCAAATCCAGAAAACTCTCTGCATTGTACTGAGtccaaatttctgacatttgatTGGATTTGCAATTCAGTTTTTGGTCGAAATTGTCCTTTCATAGGAGTAAACTTTTGAGCTTTTGCAGAATTAATGATATTGGGCAACACagatttttgtccaattttcttcttctctctcattttcttcaagTAATCACCGAATTTCTTAGTAATTAGAGAGATAGAATCTTCACCTAAATCAGATTCATTCACTTCTTTAGATATTTGAAGGATTTCATCATAAGAGTCAGTTGAAACTTCAAGGGCTATTGTcttccctttatccttcttttgtaaatcaagattcatctcaaaagttctGAGGGAACTCATTAATTCATCCAGGTTGATTGTTGAAGTGTCTTTAGATTCTTCAATTGCACAAACTTTGACATTAAATCTCTCAGGTAGAGATCTTAAAACTTTGTTCACCAATCTTTCATTGGACATGGGATCTCCAAGACTGTGAGCTTCATTAGAAAGTTGTCTCAATCGGCTATCATACTCAAGAATAGACTACTTGTCCTCCATTCTCAggctttcaaattttgatgccACCATCCTTAGCCTAGTTTTACGCACACTCTCGGATCCTTCACAATGTTTCTGAAGTATATCCCAAGCTTCTTTGGCACAGACACAATTGGTGATTAAATTAAACATCCTTGTGTCAACAGACGAGAATATAGCATTGAGAGCcttggaattaaaattttaCGTTTGCACTTCATCGATTGTCCATGTACTTTCAGGTTTGAGCCGAGTGTCTCCATCAGCATCCTCAATCTTTGGTGGACTCCAACCATCAAGTACACGCTGCCAAGCTCTTTCTTCAATTGATTTAATAAAAACCCTCATCTTTACTTTCCATAATGCATAGTTTGATCCATCTAACACGGGAGGTCTAAAAACAGTGTTTGTTGATGCTTCCATGATCTTTTTCCACctgaaaaacaaaacaaaacaggaTCTCACTTAGTAGCGTCAAGtggaggctctgataccaattgaaagttCCATTTCCACAGAGTGAATGTGACGAGggtgagtgttgtgtgtatcaaaatgtaggtgttgtgcgtaggtgttgtaacacccacgacaacatgcagcggaaattatagTTTAACACACTAACACGCAACTTGAATGATAACAATACGAGATACGAGAGATAagcacaagtataaaatacttgtgcggtgcctcagggcaaaataattcactagaaaaacttgtaagtttacaaaaaccaatactagtgaaagaataaaacaactcccttattaaggcgagtaacaaattgcatcctaaacctctaacaaaccgtataaccaaaatacataggatgcatcaactgagaagtgaaaaagtcttcaaaaatcagcgcactaatcaaaacagtgattaggtgttg
This window of the Primulina tabacum isolate GXHZ01 chromosome 12, ASM2559414v2, whole genome shotgun sequence genome carries:
- the LOC142521258 gene encoding uncharacterized protein LOC142521258; this translates as MLGFLLPLHFLFALALAFNQWASLESSNTYPMCDWACGIHGRPGFIWWKKIMEASTNTVFRPPVLDGSNYALWKVKMRVFIKSIEERAWQRVLDGWSPPKIEDADGDTRLKPESTWTIDEVQTRLRQLSNEAHSLGDPMSNERLVNKVLRSLPERFNVKVCAIEESKDTSTINLDELMSSLRTFEMNLDLQKKDKGKTIALEVSTDSYDEILQISKEVNESDLGEDSISLITKKFGDYLKKMREKKKIGQKSVLPNIINSAKAQKFTPMKGQFRPKTELQIQSNVRNLDSVQCREFSGFGHYANECANRLRRNKGMAVTLSDEESGDDQ